CTTAAAAGGATTTAATCCTTTACCTCTCAATGAAAAATTCGAGGAAGAATATACATTCTCGTGATTTGTATCCAAGAATCAATTAAAAATTGAAAAATTGGATTATGAGATTACGAAACATAATTTTTTTTTTTAATTAGATCAATACTTCTAATTCAATAAGTATGAGTAAAGGATCCATGGATAAAGATAGAAAGTGGCTTTCTAATCGTAACTAAATCTTTAATTTGGAATTTGTATTACGGAAATTGAAGCAAAATGGCTATTAAACAATGACTTTGGTTTACTAGAGACATCGACAAATTGTTTTAGCTCGGTAGAAACAAAATGCTTTTCCTAAGGATTCTCTCACATAGAAATAGAGAACGAAGTAACTAGAAAGGTTGTTATAATATAATCCCCCTCTTTTCTATAGGGATCGTCTAGAAAGCGGGTTGTTCTGAATACATTCAGACAGAAAAGCTGACATAGATGTTATGGGTGGAATTTTTTTTTGTTCATGTCTTAATATAGGAATTTATACATCTTCCATAAAGGAGCCGAATGAAACCAAAGTTTCACGTTCAGTTTTGAATTAGAGACGTTAAAAATGATGAATCAACGTCGACTATAACCCCTAGCCTTCCAAGCTAACGATGCGGGTTCGATTCCCGCTACCCGCTTTTACTTTATTTTTTTATTAAATTAATAAGAAATAAGAAAAAAATAATAAGAAATAAGAAAAAAATCGAATTAAATATTTTGAGATTTTTATTATTTTAGAAAAAATTTTATGAATATAATTAATGTAATGCATCATTGACTTGAATACGGAATTCCCGGAATTGGTTCAACTATTTTTACGAACAAGAAATAGGAAAATTGGAATGAAAAGCGTTCATTGTCTAATGGATAGGACAGAGGTCTTCTAAACCTTTGGTATAGGTTCAAATCCTATTGGACGCAATTGATTTCCATATGTATACATATTTTTTTTTAGATTTCTATGTCAAGAAAGCTTTTTTGAATGACTTGAATAAGAGACGCTCTTATTACATATTACGTAAATTACATATTAATTATTTATTATTTATATAATAAATAATTAATATGTAAATTTTTAAAAATTTTAATAATAAAATAATAAATATAAATAATAAATATATATAAAATTATATAAATAAATATATATAAAATTATATAAAATAAAATTATATAAAATATAAAATAATAAATATCTATATATAATATCTATATATAAATATAATATCTATATATAATAAATATATTTTATATTCTAATATATTCTAAATTCTAATATATTCTAAAGATTTTAGTTTATATAAAGATATTCTAAATTAAATTAATAAGTTATTATTTATATAAAGATATTCTAAATTAATAAATAAAGATATTCTAAATTAATAAGTTATTATATTATTTAAGTTATTATATTATTAATTAATAAGTTATTTAATATATTAATTAATAAGTTATTTTTAATAAGTTATTTAATAAATTCAAAAATTGAATTTTAAATTTTTAAAAATGGAATTCTTTTATAATAAAAATTTTTGAATTCCATTAAATTTTAATAGAAACTATAATATTCAAGTGATATTACTATAATATCAAGTCAAGTTATGATATAAAATATATTATAAAGATTATATTATAAAGATTATATAATATTTATAATGTATAATAATAATGATTATACAATATTTTAAATTGTAAAGGTTTATAGAATTAATAGAATTAAATTAAGATTGATGAAGATTCAAAGTAATTACTTTGTTTATACTTGTTCCTGAAGTAGAAAACGTTCCATCTGTTCCTGAATAGCTTCTTTCAAAAGGGCTTCCGCTTCGTCGGTAAATGTCTTGGTAGAAGATATTATTTCTTGAAACTGAGGTTTATTCGTTTTTAAGTAAGTACGTAACTCAACAAGAAATTTCCTTACCTGTCCAATTTCTAATGAATCAAGATAACCGTTCGTTCCGGTATAAATAGTCAGTATCTGTTCTTCCACCGAAAGCGGGGATGATTGAGATTGTTTAAGCAACTCACGTAATCGTTGACCTCTTGCCAATTGATTCTGAGTAGCTTTATCGAGATCAGAAGCGAATTGTGCAAAGGCTTCTAATTCTGCAAATTGTGCCAATTCCAATTTTGATTTGCCAGCTACTTGTTTCATGGCTTTAATTTGAGCTGCGGATCCTACCCTGGAAACCGAAATACCCACATTAATGGCCGGTCTGATTCCAGAATTGAATAAATCGGCAGATAAGAATATTTGTCCATCTGTAATGGAAATTACATTAGTAGGAATATAAGCCGAAACATCTCCCGATTGGGTCTCAACTATTGGTAAAGCAGTCATACTTCCTTCACCGAAACGAGAACTTGATTTAGCGGCTCTTTCCAAAAGGCGTGAATGTAAATAAAAAACATCTCCCGGATAAGCTTCGCGGCCCGGTGGTCTTCGTAATAGAAGAGACATTTGTCGATACGCCTGCGCTTGTTTGGAGAGATCGTCATAAATGATTGAAGTGTGTTGTTCACGGTACATAAAATATTCAGCCAGAGCTGCTCCTGTATAAGGAGCAAGGTATTGTAATGTAGCGGGGGAGTCCGCAGTTTCAGCTACCACAATAGTGTATTCCATTGCTCCCCTTTCCTGTAAAGCAGTCACCACCTGAGCTACAGAAGATGCTTTTTGACCAATAGCTACATAAACGCATATTACATTTTGCCCTTGTTGATTGAGAATAGTATCTGTGGCTACTGCTGTTTTACCGGTCTGTCTGTCCCCAATAATTAATTCTCGCTGACCACGCCCTATAGGAATCATCGAATCAATAGCAATAAGTCCTGTTTGAAGAGGCTCGTATACGGAACGTCTCGAAATAATACCAGGAGCGGGAGACTCAATTAATCGAGATTCAGAAGATGAAATTTCACCCCGACCATCAATAGGTTTAGCCAGTGCATTTATAACACGACCTAAAAAGGCCTCACTTACTGGTATCTGAGCAATTCTTCCTGTTGCTTTTACAGAACTCCCCTCTTGTATCATCAAACCGTCACCCATTAATACAACACCAACATTATTTGATTCCAAATTCAGAGCAATGCCTATGGTACCCTCTTCAAATTCTACTAATTCACCTGCCATTACTTCATCAAGACCATAAATACGAGCAATGCCATCGCCTACTTGAAGTACAGTACCGGTATTTAAAATCTTTACTTCTCTATTATATTGCTCAATACGTTCGCGGATAATATTACTAATTTCATCTGCTCGAATGGTTACCATGAGTATTTCTTATTTTTTTTTTGGAAGAAAAAAATAATGCCTGCAGTAGAAGGACTAATCCGTTATTTCTTTCACCGTTCCAAACATACCAATATTAGTACTTATGGTACGTAAATGTAACTCGTTGTTCAAACAACTATTCAGAGTTCCTAGAGCTCCTTGTAAGGCTTGCTGAAAAACCCGTTGTCTAACTTGATTAATCGCCCTTTGTTGTTCAAAATGAATGGTTTCGTTTTTGTAATTTTCTAATTGTTCCAAAGTCTTATAAGTGGAATTAATCAAATTCAATTTTTCTCGTTCTATTTCAGAATATCCAGTCATTCGAAACTGATCCGCTTCCGTTTCTACTTTCCGTAAGCGGGCCCGGGCTTTTTCCAGCTGGTCTAGGGCCCCCTCGCGCAGCTCTTCTGAATTTCGAATAGTCTTCAAGATCCTTTGTTTTCGATTATCTAATAAATCACTTAATGAAAGTAGATTATCTTTCCATTCATTTCAAAACTTCCACGATCCCTTCCCGAACCAAACATGAATCTTTCGATTCATTTGGCTCTCACGCTCAATTTATTGAATTCCTTTTGAGAATTCACATATTCTTTTTAATGGAAAATGTAATGAGCCTATCCTCTCTTCTATATTCATATTCGAAAATATATAAACTGATCACTAATCCAAGAACATAATATTCGGAGGACTCTTCTGACCAAACAAATAATTGTCAGCAAGGTTGTTTCTTTTTTTTTTTTTTTTCAAAGAATTCTTCTTACTTTAATACATAATACATAGGTCATCGATTCAGCATTGGATAAAAAAGATAAAACGTGGGATGAAATACCCATTTTTTCCAATCAAATAACGGATTCAAATCATTTTATCGACATGAGTGTTTTATATCGAAAAAAAATTCCAACTATTTGTTTTGAAACCATTTCTGTCTTAACTTATTAACTAACATAGTAGTAGAAAGAATACCATGCTGCATCTGAACTTCAAACGGTTTAGCTTTAACCCTGTTAATGGTTTACATTATTGGTTGATAGAGAATCAAAGTAGATTTACCAATGAATCGCGAAATGCTATGGTTCTTCAATTTTTTTTTCAGAAGAAATTCGCGGAATCATGCACCTTTTTTTTTCGCGTTATAACGAAAAAATGCAGTTGGTCGTATCCAGCCTATTCTTGAAATAAACAACTCGCACACACTCCCTTTCCAAAAAAAATCAACACACCAAGCACTACGCTTAGATTTATTGGATTTGTTGCTAAAATATCGGTATTAAACCCGAAACTCCCGGCGGATGGCCAATAACCCAAGGAAAGGAAAGAATCGGTTACATTTTTCATATGATATCCTCTTTCTTATAGATAGACTAATTATTTTATTTATATTATTTTTGTATTATTTTTATTATGAATTTCCCTATTTCTAAATAGAATATACTAAATAGAGTCAAAAAATATATTGATTTCTAAATGGATTTTTTTTCAATTGGAAATTTCCAATAAGTGGAAATTTCCAATAAGAATGATACTTATTAGAATTAGGTACCCGATCTTATGTCAGGTCAGTTGCGAAATATCTCGTTTGTTGAAATACTTCCTAAAAAAAGTTTTTCCATTGGACTAAGAAGGTAAAGGAAGAAAGCGGGTTGGAGTGCGAATTCCTCATCCTCAAATCAGCTCTTTCCGGGGGTTGTTGTCCCTAAGTAATTTAATTGTAGGAGTTAAATCTTAATATAATGCGAAAAAACAAGAGCAGCAAATCCAAGAAAATAGAAATATGTATTTTTGGATTAAACAAAGGGATTCGCAAATAAAAGAGCTAATGCGACAACCAGTCCATAAATTGTTAAAGCTTCCATAAAAGCCAGACTAAGCAATAAAGTACCTCGGATTTTTCCCTCCGCCTCTGGTTGTCTCGCGATCCCTTCTACAGCCTGTCCCGCAGCAGTACCTTGACCAACCCCAGGTCCAATAGAAGCAAGCCCGACAGCCAACCCAGCAGCAATAACGGAAGCGGCAGAAATCAGTGGATTCATGTTAAGTTCCTCGCACCCCCCAAAAAAAAAAAAGAAATAGTTAATGATACAATCAACCAATGAATTATGACTTAATTATTCCGTCGCTAAGATCATCCAGTTAAACTAACTAGAACCCCGAATTTCAATATTTCAATATTGAAATAATAATTAATAATATTATTGAATCCGCAGAACGACTGCGATATCTCTTTTTGAGTTCCTACCCACGGAGTTTTTGTGAATCTGTACGACTTTTGTTCTTTTCTTACATTTCATTTCTTTTTTTCGAACCATTCTTTGTTCTTTTTCGTGATTTAAATTCATTCAATATTCAATTCACAATTACAGACGAAACGGAAGGACTTCCATTGGAATCCCTATCTAAATTAGGACAAATTAGATATATCTTTCGTTCATATATACCTAGTTAATATCTAATATCACATATACATGCCTTTCCCCCATACCGTAAACCAAATATTGTATCTTAGATTCAATGGGATTCAAGAATCCATTCTTCGAAACATGGACAAGAGTTGTCTTATAGCGATTAGATTACATACACCTAGTTCGACCCCCCCCCCCTTTTTTTTTCTCCGCTAACCAATCTTTTTTTTATAAATCTCGTTTTTTGTAAATCCTTAATCTTCCATTTTTATTATCCCACAAGGATAGGTACAATCAATTTAAATGGAAGAATTTGTTAGGCCGAATCATTACATAGAAATATCAGTATTTGATTGATCTAAATTCATGTAATTTAGTATTTATTCAATTTACCGATTGACCAAAAAAAAAAAAATTGAATAAAATCGACTGAAATGAGAATTATTCTCTATACCATAAAAATCGCCCGTCGTAAACAGATACAGTAAAAATTCTTACTGGGAGGATTATGACTCCTAATATTTAATATATCTCCTAATACTTTATATTGGATATTGGAATTGAATAAACAAAACACTATAAAGAGAATATTCATTGGAGGGAGGTATAAATGGGCCAAACAACAATTTTAGGAAAAAGATCTTTTAGATCTCTTTCCTTTTTTTTTTTTCAATTCCCTAATATCGTATCGTAATCTTTTTTACTATAGATCGTATATACCTTTATTTATACCTTATTTATCTTCCCTAAGTGGATTACCTTGAGTCGCGCATACATTGCGTCAGGCTAAGACTATGTAACTAGTCAATGATGACCTTCCATGGATTCGCCTATATAAGCCGCAGCTAAGGTTGCAAAAATAAGAGCTTGAATACCGCTTGTAAATAATCCAAGGAACATGACAGGTATAGGAACTACTGAAGGTACTAAAGAAACAAGAACAACCACTACTAATTCATCAGCTAAAATATTTCCGAAAAGTCGAAAACTAAGCGATAAGGGTTTTGTGAAATCTTCTAAGATGTTAATGGGTAAAAGGATTGGAGTTGGTTGAATGTATTTACCGAAATAACCTAATCCCTTTTTTGTAAGGCCCGCATAGAAATATGCTACTGAAGTGAGTAAAGCTAAAGCAACCGTAGTATTTATATCATTTGTGGGTGCGGCTAACTCCCCATGAGGTAACTGTATGATTTTCCAAGGTAAAAGAGCCCCTGACCAATTCGAAACAAAAATAAATAGAAACATAGTTCCAATAAAGGGAACCCATGGACCATATTCTTCTCCAATCTGAGTTTTGCTCACGTCCCGAATGAATTCAAGGACATATTCAAAGAAATTCTGACCGTCAGTAGGAATGGTTTGTGGATTACGAACGGCTATAATGGCTGACCCTAATAAAATAGCAATTACGACCCAAGAAGTAATAAGTACTTGGGCATGGACTTGGAAACTTCCTATTTGCCAATAGAAATGTTGGCCTACCTCCACACCGGATATATCGTACAACCCTTTTAGTGTTTTGATCGAACATAATAGAACATTCATATTACCCTCTGAAAGAAATAGAACTTTTAAAGGAATTATTTTGATTCAACCATCGTTTTTTGACTTGCCTACTTGAATTGTATATTTTGAATATCAACTAATCACATAATATCCCCACAGTTATTTTTATCTCTTTTGTACTATTCAAGAATAGTAACCGATGCAATAAATCTATTCTATGGAGTTCCCCCAAAAATTTACTTATCTTATTATTAATCAAGAATTTCGTATATAGCTAGAACGACCCTCACAAATTGCAAATACTAATTTGTTAAGAATTAATCGGATTGAAGCTATAGCGTCATCATTCGCTGGAATCGAAATATCTGCGAGATCCGGGTCACAATTTGTATCGATTAAACAAATCGTTGGAATTCCCAAAGTGATACATTCTCGAAGAGCCGTATATTCTTCTTGCTGATCAACGATTATTACAATATCGGGTAACCCCGTCATATATTTAATTCCGCCGAGATATGTTTGCAAGTGAAATAATTGTCTCTTCAACACAGCCGCATCCCTTTTCGGAAGACGGTTGAGTCTCCCCGTCTTTTGTTCTGTTCTCAAGTCCCTGAACTTATGAAGTCTCGTTTCTGTAGTATACCAATTCGTTAACATACCACCGAGCCATTTTTTATTAACATAATGACACCGAGCCTTTATTGCAGCCCGTGCTACTGAATCAGCTGCTTTATTTTTGGTACCAACAATTAAGAATTGTTTTCCCCTACTTGCTGCATCAAAAACTAAATCACAAGCTTCTGATAAAAACCGAGCAGTTCTAGTAAGATTTATAATATGAATGCCTTTACGCTTTGCAGAGATATAAGGTGCCATTCTAGGATTCCATTTCCGAGTACCATGACCAAAATGAACTCCTGCTTCCATCATCTCTTCCAAATTGATGTTCCAATATCTTCTTGTCATTTCTCCCCACACTTCTTTTCTTCTCTTTTTTTTTTTTTCTTAAAAAAAATGAGATGAAGTACCCTGAAAATAGAAATAAATAATTGTTCCCATGGAACCTTCTCTTCTAACGGAAATTGGCCGTTGATACAGATCCAAACCGTTCATTTCTTTCCATTCGTTAGTATCTTTATTACCAAATCAAATGACCGTAAAAGGATGAATTCTCTCTTTCGAATCATTAAATCCCATAAAGGATAAATTCACTCTTAGGAATCCTAAAAATGATTGTTCTGATGTATCATGGAAATTCTTTTAAATGCAAAAATAAAATAATTCTCTGTGGTGGAACAAAATATCTCTCATTTCCCCCTCGAATAAATTCTTCTTTTTGGTTTCCAAAGGAATGTTGTTATGTTGCCTTGAACGGTGCACTAATCCTTTGAATCCGGTACCAACAGGTATCATCCCCCCTAGAACAACGTTCTCTTTCAAACCTTTCAACCAATCTATACGACCCCGGAGAGCGGCTTTTGCTAAAACTCGAGCAGTTTCTTGAAAACTCGCTTCGGATATGAAACTTTGAGTATTTAGAGATGCTTTCGTTATTCCTAATAATATGGCTCGGTAACAAATTGCTTCTTCCAAAGCGCGCCCCGTTCGTTCAGCTCGCAGCAATCCAATTAGTTCTCCGGGTGAAAAAACATTAGACATTCCATCTTCTGAAACCAACACTTTTGATGTTATTTGACGTACAATAATTTCTATATGTCTATTATGGATCTGCACCCCCTGGGATCTATAAACCTTTTGGATCTTATTAACCAAAGAGATACGACTTTGCACTATAGTTAGCTCAGCACCAATCATAAATCCCCAAGGAATTCCAAGAATTCTTGTTATACACTCGTTCCAACCCTCAACTCTCTTTTCTAGGTTCATCGATATTGAATCAATCGAACGCACCTCTAAAACCTGTTCAACTTTTGGAAGGCCCTGCGTTATATCACCAGATCTAGATTTTTCATATATAAATGTAACGAATGTATCTCCTTCGGAAAGGATTTCTCCATAATGTCCATGAACAGTTGCTCCTGGAGTGGCTAAATAGGGCTTCGCCGATCTTATTACTACAGAGTCAATTTGAACAATTATAACTTGCCCCGATTTTAGGTGTGATCCTTTTTGGGCTATACATAGATTTTCACAAATAAACTGCCCGAGGCTAATTATTGTGGATGTTTCATCACAATAATTATGATTATAATTATGATGGAGAAAATGCCAATTCAAATTGAATGAATTCAAAAGTATGTTCGTATCGGAATTAGAAATTCTTTCGTTTTCATCCATTAAATAATATTGAAATACTTGAGAAGTCTGTTTTAAATTGGCGAGTTGCAAATATTTAGTTAACGAAATCTGATTATGAGTTATTAAATGGTAAAATGAATAAAAATTATCAATTTGAGAGGCTGTTCCGAAAGGGCCTAACGAATTCGTAATTGGAATTAGAAGATCTCTTTTAATTGATTCTTTTATCCCATTGTAATATTTTAGATCGTTGAATGGACTCATTTGAAAACAATTGTATGATGACAAAATTATCAAAGATTGGGATTCTTTACTTCTATTCAACAACGTACGAAAAGTTCCTTGATTTTGGCTATGGCTAAATGGTTGTTGAATCCTTGCCTTGGAATAAATAGAATCAAATGGATTTATATTGGTACGATCCGACCTATTATCAGAGGTTAATCCCGAACCTAACGGATCATTCCTTTTTCGGATATACGAAGTATGGGATTTCACTAAGTTGATTCTTAGGAAATCTTGAATCAGACCATTTGCACTTACTTCAATAAAGGAAGAGCGGGCCTCCTCGATAGAAGAATTTTTTTTATCTTGGTCCCAGTTCAATAGTAAACAGGTCCGAACTAATTGAATACTTGTGCCAGAAATTCCCCGAATTGGTTTACCATTTCCATAAAGTATATAATTTACAACTCTAAGTTCTAGATTATCCCTTTCCCGCAATGGATCCTGGGGGAAAAGTGTTGCTAAATTTATACCGTCTGCTATTTCATATATGATTACGGGTCGAACCAAAACAAAATACTTTTTCTTGGTGGGTGTGATCCATTGGACATAAATCCAATTTTTCAATTTTTTTGATTCCTTAGAATTTTTTTTTACCGTTCCCGGTGGTATCAAGATGCCGCTGTGTCGGAATATCTTATCCATCTCTCCAGGAAAATGGATATCTCCAGAAAATATTTTTAGTTCAATCCTTTTTTTTTTTCTCTCCATTCGAACCAATCCGCCTACTCGGCTTCTTGTATTTAAAGTGATTCGTGTATCTATCCCAATGATACTATTGTTCCGTACCATTATGGACGAAGACTCGGGTAAAATATGCACTTCCTCGGGAATGAAAAAAAATCGATCTACTTTCGTTTGATATTTTGGCTTAAATTCTTTGACTCCCCGATACTCAATTAAATCCTCTTTTTTGAGGATTGAATGCAACCCTATGGTTCCATATTTAGTAATTCCCGAACTCTTTCTTCTGTATTGAGGATCATCGAAATAAGCAAGAATACTATTTCTACGAAAAATACCATTTATGGGTATTTCAATCGAAATACCGGGACGGGGCATTAGTTCTTTCTCTCGTTCTTGAATCGATTGGAATGGAATGATGAATCTATTTCTTCGCCTCTTTGTCAATAAAAAAACATCAGAATTATCATGGAGAATAGTAGGAAGTATGAGATTACAATGACCCGTATATATGATTCGATTAAATTCTGAATAATCAGGAATACTACTTTCTTTTTTACCAGAAAGATTCAAACTGTTGTGTTTCACTTGATCATTATTTACTGTATTTACTGAAAGGCTAGAAATATATCTTCCTTCAGCAGAAAGAGAATGAACGTTCGTTTGATCTTGATCCTTGTGGAGTGAAAAAGGGACTGCACTGGATCTGCACGAACCTCCTGATAATATCCACAAATGACTTGTTTTTGGTAAAAGATGTACATTACTATACGTAAATTCCGGCGCATGGTATACATCAGTACTCCAGTGCATTTCTCCCTCTGAATCAGAATAAATATGTTTTCGAACCCTCTCTTTAAAATTTAAAGTATATGCTCCCGCGCGAATCTCAGCAATCACTTGTTCTGATTCTATGTATTGATCATTTTGAACTAAAATCAAACTTTTGGGTGGAATAGTCACGTTATGTATAAGATTTTCACTCTCAATAGTTACATACAAGTCTATATAACATAGAAAAGCAGGGTGCCCATGACGTGTACGTGTGGGATGAACCAAATCCTCGTTGAATTTTATTTTTCCATTAGAAGGGGCTCGTACATGTTCTGCAGTACCCCCTGTGAACACTCCACCGGTATGAAAAGTTCTTAATGTTAGTTGAGTGCCCGGTTCTCCAATAGATTGACCCGCAATAATACCTACAGCTTCTCCCAATTCGACCAGGTCGCCATGAGTGGGGCTCCTGCCATAACATAATCGGCAGATCCAAGATGTACTCTTACAAGTAAAGGGGGTTCGGATAGATATTGGTTGTGTTTGAAAGGTTATGAATCGAGTGACAAGTCCAATCCCAATATCTTGATTTCGAACGGCAATGCATCGGGGGCCTATATATATATCGTCCGCTAATACACGGCCAATCAATGTTTGTATAAAAATTCTTTCCGGCATCATCCCATTTTGAGGACTCACAGAAATGCCTCGTATGGTGCCGCAATCTGTTCTACGTACAACAATGTGTTGAACTACTTCAACAAGTCTGCGTGTAAGATATCCAGCATCCGATGTTCGTACAGCAGTATCCACAACCCCTTTTCGGGCTCCGTAACAAGAAATGATATATTCTGTTAAAGACAGTCCTTCACGTAAATTACTTTGAATAGGTAAATCAATCATTTGTCCTTGTGGATCCGACATTAATCCTCTCATACCTACTAATTGGTGTACTTGGGATGCATTTCCTCTAGCTCCCGAAAAGGACATCATATGGACTGGATTAAAGGGGTCGGTCATCCTAAAATTAGGATTCATTTCTTGTCGCAAATATT
Above is a window of Malus sylvestris isolate BBL-3571246 chloroplast, complete genome DNA encoding:
- the rps2 gene encoding ribosomal protein S2; amino-acid sequence: MTRRYWNINLEEMMEAGVHFGHGTRKWNPRMAPYISAKRKGIHIINLTRTARFLSEACDLVFDAASRGKQFLIVGTKNKAADSVARAAIKARCHYVNKKWLGGMLTNWYTTETRLHKFRDLRTEQKTGRLNRLPKRDAAVLKRQLFHLQTYLGGIKYMTGLPDIVIIVDQQEEYTALRECITLGIPTICLIDTNCDPDLADISIPANDDAIASIRLILNKLVFAICEGRSSYIRNS
- the rpoC2 gene encoding RNA polymerase beta'' subunit encodes the protein MAERANLVFHNKVIDGTAIKRLISRLIDHFGMAYTSHILDQVKTLGFRQATATSISLGIDDLLTIPSKGWLVQDAEQQSFILEKHHHYGNVHAVEKLRQSIEIWYATSEYLRQEMNPNFRMTDPFNPVHMMSFSGARGNASQVHQLVGMRGLMSDPQGQMIDLPIQSNLREGLSLTEYIISCYGARKGVVDTAVRTSDAGYLTRRLVEVVQHIVVRRTDCGTIRGISVSPQNGMMPERIFIQTLIGRVLADDIYIGPRCIAVRNQDIGIGLVTRFITFQTQPISIRTPFTCKSTSWICRLCYGRSPTHGDLVELGEAVGIIAGQSIGEPGTQLTLRTFHTGGVFTGGTAEHVRAPSNGKIKFNEDLVHPTRTRHGHPAFLCYIDLYVTIESENLIHNVTIPPKSLILVQNDQYIESEQVIAEIRAGAYTLNFKERVRKHIYSDSEGEMHWSTDVYHAPEFTYSNVHLLPKTSHLWILSGGSCRSSAVPFSLHKDQDQTNVHSLSAEGRYISSLSVNTVNNDQVKHNSLNLSGKKESSIPDYSEFNRIIYTGHCNLILPTILHDNSDVFLLTKRRRNRFIIPFQSIQEREKELMPRPGISIEIPINGIFRRNSILAYFDDPQYRRKSSGITKYGTIGLHSILKKEDLIEYRGVKEFKPKYQTKVDRFFFIPEEVHILPESSSIMVRNNSIIGIDTRITLNTRSRVGGLVRMERKKKRIELKIFSGDIHFPGEMDKIFRHSGILIPPGTVKKNSKESKKLKNWIYVQWITPTKKKYFVLVRPVIIYEIADGINLATLFPQDPLRERDNLELRVVNYILYGNGKPIRGISGTSIQLVRTCLLLNWDQDKKNSSIEEARSSFIEVSANGLIQDFLRINLVKSHTSYIRKRNDPLGSGLTSDNRSDRTNINPFDSIYSKARIQQPFSHSQNQGTFRTLLNRSKESQSLIILSSYNCFQMSPFNDLKYYNGIKESIKRDLLIPITNSLGPFGTASQIDNFYSFYHLITHNQISLTKYLQLANLKQTSQVFQYYLMDENERISNSDTNILLNSFNLNWHFLHHNYNHNYCDETSTIISLGQFICENLCIAQKGSHLKSGQVIIVQIDSVVIRSAKPYLATPGATVHGHYGEILSEGDTFVTFIYEKSRSGDITQGLPKVEQVLEVRSIDSISMNLEKRVEGWNECITRILGIPWGFMIGAELTIVQSRISLVNKIQKVYRSQGVQIHNRHIEIIVRQITSKVLVSEDGMSNVFSPGELIGLLRAERTGRALEEAICYRAILLGITKASLNTQSFISEASFQETARVLAKAALRGRIDWLKGLKENVVLGGMIPVGTGFKGLVHRSRQHNNIPLETKKKNLFEGEMRDILFHHRELFYFCI
- the atpI gene encoding ATP synthase CF0 subunit IV, translated to MNVLLCSIKTLKGLYDISGVEVGQHFYWQIGSFQVHAQVLITSWVVIAILLGSAIIAVRNPQTIPTDGQNFFEYVLEFIRDVSKTQIGEEYGPWVPFIGTMFLFIFVSNWSGALLPWKIIQLPHGELAAPTNDINTTVALALLTSVAYFYAGLTKKGLGYFGKYIQPTPILLPINILEDFTKPLSLSFRLFGNILADELVVVVLVSLVPSVVPIPVMFLGLFTSGIQALIFATLAAAYIGESMEGHH
- the atpH gene encoding ATP synthase CF0 subunit III, translating into MNPLISAASVIAAGLAVGLASIGPGVGQGTAAGQAVEGIARQPEAEGKIRGTLLLSLAFMEALTIYGLVVALALLFANPFV
- the atpF gene encoding ATP synthase CF0 subunit I — encoded protein: MKNVTDSFLSLGYWPSAGSFGFNTDILATNPINLSVVLGVLIFFGKGVLSDLLDNRKQRILKTIRNSEELREGALDQLEKARARLRKVETEADQFRMTGYSEIEREKLNLINSTYKTLEQLENYKNETIHFEQQRAINQVRQRVFQQALQGALGTLNSCLNNELHLRTISTNIGMFGTVKEITD
- the atpA gene encoding ATP synthase CF1 alpha subunit; the protein is MVTIRADEISNIIRERIEQYNREVKILNTGTVLQVGDGIARIYGLDEVMAGELVEFEEGTIGIALNLESNNVGVVLMGDGLMIQEGSSVKATGRIAQIPVSEAFLGRVINALAKPIDGRGEISSSESRLIESPAPGIISRRSVYEPLQTGLIAIDSMIPIGRGQRELIIGDRQTGKTAVATDTILNQQGQNVICVYVAIGQKASSVAQVVTALQERGAMEYTIVVAETADSPATLQYLAPYTGAALAEYFMYREQHTSIIYDDLSKQAQAYRQMSLLLRRPPGREAYPGDVFYLHSRLLERAAKSSSRFGEGSMTALPIVETQSGDVSAYIPTNVISITDGQIFLSADLFNSGIRPAINVGISVSRVGSAAQIKAMKQVAGKSKLELAQFAELEAFAQFASDLDKATQNQLARGQRLRELLKQSQSSPLSVEEQILTIYTGTNGYLDSLEIGQVRKFLVELRTYLKTNKPQFQEIISSTKTFTDEAEALLKEAIQEQMERFLLQEQV